A section of the Candidatus Effluviviaceae Genus V sp. genome encodes:
- a CDS encoding glycosyltransferase: MRILFLTDNFPPETNAPAVRTFEHARVWAEAGHAVTVVTGVPNFPVGRIYEGYRNRPRSVEYVDGIRVVRVWTYVAPNKGLVRRTLDYLSFLFTAVPAACAEERPDVVVGTSPQFFTAVAACIVARLRRAPFVFELRDLWPESITAVGAVGEGPVVGMLGRLAHHLYRRADCIVSVTESFRSILAGRGIDPGKIAVVRNGVDLGGFRPDRRDNGVRHRLGIPSDRFVATYVGTIGMAHGLEHVLEAAEMLSGDGVHLLIVGEGARREELVDRAADMRLDNVSFLEAQPREDVPAILAASDAVLVHLKDDPLFRHVIPSKIFEAMAVGRPIVHAVMGESASIVNEARCGITVKPEYPLEMAAAIRRLKSDPDLAAIMGANGRNAAEGEFCRNAAAFRMLDVLRRVAGDGDDEVSRPSRPPSPDSPEAVPQERPAGVSRGTPSRSSAAARRS, from the coding sequence ATGCGCATTCTCTTTCTGACCGACAATTTCCCGCCCGAGACGAACGCGCCCGCGGTGCGGACGTTCGAGCATGCGCGCGTCTGGGCCGAGGCCGGTCACGCCGTAACGGTCGTCACGGGGGTTCCCAACTTCCCGGTGGGCCGCATCTACGAAGGGTACAGGAACAGGCCCAGGAGCGTGGAGTATGTGGACGGGATCCGGGTCGTGCGGGTCTGGACGTACGTCGCGCCGAACAAGGGACTCGTGCGGCGCACACTGGACTACCTGAGCTTCCTCTTCACGGCCGTCCCGGCCGCCTGCGCCGAGGAACGCCCGGACGTCGTCGTTGGAACCTCGCCGCAGTTCTTCACGGCGGTCGCCGCGTGTATCGTCGCACGTCTCCGACGCGCTCCGTTCGTCTTCGAACTCCGCGACCTGTGGCCGGAGTCGATCACGGCGGTGGGAGCGGTCGGGGAGGGGCCGGTCGTCGGGATGCTGGGCCGCCTGGCCCACCATCTGTACCGGCGGGCCGACTGCATCGTGTCGGTGACCGAGTCGTTCCGTTCGATCCTGGCCGGTCGCGGCATCGACCCCGGGAAGATCGCCGTCGTGCGGAACGGGGTCGACCTGGGCGGGTTCCGTCCCGATCGGCGGGACAACGGCGTACGACACCGGCTCGGAATACCGTCCGACAGGTTCGTCGCGACCTACGTCGGGACGATCGGCATGGCTCACGGGCTCGAGCATGTGCTCGAGGCTGCCGAGATGCTGTCGGGCGACGGCGTCCATCTGCTGATCGTCGGGGAGGGCGCCCGCAGGGAGGAGCTCGTCGACCGGGCGGCCGACATGAGGCTCGACAACGTGTCTTTCCTCGAGGCGCAGCCGAGAGAGGATGTCCCCGCCATTCTGGCGGCGAGCGACGCGGTCCTCGTTCACCTGAAGGACGATCCGCTCTTCCGGCACGTCATCCCCTCGAAGATCTTCGAGGCGATGGCCGTCGGCCGGCCGATCGTGCATGCCGTCATGGGGGAGAGCGCGTCGATAGTCAACGAGGCACGGTGCGGGATCACCGTGAAGCCGGAGTATCCGCTCGAGATGGCGGCCGCCATCCGGAGACTGAAGTCGGACCCGGACCTGGCTGCGATCATGGGAGCGAACGGGCGCAACGCGGCGGAGGGCGAGTTCTGCCGCAACGCCGCCGCTTTCAGGATGCTCGATGTGCTGCGCCGGGTGGCGGGCGACGGGGATGACGAGGTCAGTCGTCCTTCTCGTCCTCCCAGCCCTGATTCTCCAGAAGCTGTTCCTCAGGAACGTCCCGCAGGGGTCTCGCGGGGCACCCCATCACGATCTTCCGCGGCGGCGCGTCGTTCGTGA
- a CDS encoding PEP-CTERM sorting domain-containing protein, with amino-acid sequence MAHTMAHHGKCSAGSSRIASLNAFRPGTYRLQGASRGRSGRGERPGCWSGPPQYPCIYSCQATPPVIVLSLRPQETHWDRGAFGASNRRFIMRPIVILGMVALLLTAAVPASASLLSDWFGVDLAVDGSGAFSHDWTPTSATADYFVDDNWSAHFLRPAHGGEQFDIEAMYFDNDASNAYMAIVTSFNTPGGVFYLGDVIHPGDLALDLGGGPRDYGIDIDGATGLVADTDAGDWYQSNSIFLAETGPTNFSGGTSLGNASLDIYDTGIVERGYGTYVIEVSVPRWMLNDPGAGDVVGLEWTMGCRNDVINLDGSFDGETVVPEPGTMLLLGTGLLGMAGIVRRRFRK; translated from the coding sequence ATGGCGCACACGATGGCGCATCATGGAAAATGCAGTGCGGGAAGCTCTCGCATCGCGTCCCTAAATGCCTTTCGGCCAGGTACTTACAGGCTTCAGGGAGCGAGTCGGGGGCGGAGCGGCCGTGGAGAGCGGCCCGGGTGCTGGAGCGGACCGCCACAGTACCCATGTATTTACTCTTGTCAAGCGACCCCGCCTGTGATAGTATTGTCCTTGAGGCCACAAGAGACACATTGGGACAGGGGCGCGTTCGGCGCCTCGAACAGGAGGTTCATCATGAGGCCGATCGTGATACTTGGAATGGTCGCCCTGCTTCTGACAGCGGCCGTCCCCGCGAGCGCCAGTCTGTTGTCCGACTGGTTCGGCGTCGACCTGGCCGTTGACGGCAGCGGCGCGTTCTCCCACGACTGGACGCCGACGAGCGCGACGGCCGACTACTTCGTCGACGACAACTGGAGTGCTCACTTCCTGCGTCCGGCGCACGGTGGAGAGCAGTTCGACATCGAGGCGATGTACTTCGACAACGACGCGTCGAACGCCTACATGGCGATCGTGACATCGTTCAATACCCCGGGCGGCGTGTTCTACCTCGGCGACGTCATCCATCCCGGCGACCTCGCCCTCGATCTGGGCGGCGGTCCGCGCGATTACGGGATCGACATCGACGGAGCCACCGGACTCGTTGCCGACACGGACGCCGGCGACTGGTACCAGTCGAACTCCATCTTCCTGGCCGAGACCGGCCCGACGAACTTCTCGGGCGGGACGTCGCTCGGCAACGCGAGCCTCGACATCTACGATACCGGCATCGTCGAGCGCGGCTACGGCACCTACGTCATCGAGGTCAGCGTGCCGCGGTGGATGCTCAACGATCCGGGTGCCGGCGACGTCGTCGGGCTTGAGTGGACGATGGGCTGCCGCAACGACGTGATCAACCTCGACGGCTCGTTCGACGGCGAGACCGTCGTCCCGGAGCCGGGGACGATGCTGCTCCTCGGGACCGGGCTCCTGGGCATGGCCGGCATCGTCCGGCGCAGGTTCAGGAAGTAG
- a CDS encoding gfo/Idh/MocA family oxidoreductase — protein MHGEPHRVVGRSRARRRPGGTADLRDGRHELWQRGNRGADVINVALIGAGNWGKNLLRTLHQMRGAELSTCCDADLDRCKNRLNGFRGIAITGDPKEVFRDDSIQAVVIATPVPSHFELAHEAILAGKDVLVEKPMTLALDDAERLVAAAEERDRILMVGHLLEYHPCVVRMKELLESGELGKPYYMYSQRLNLGRIRKDENALWSFAPHDISIILHILDLEPETVSARGAAYVRSNVEDVVFLDMRFPDGVVAHVHVSWLDPHKVRRTTLVGSKKMVVFDDMEPAEKVRIYDKGVEPNGRFVGYAESLSLRFGEVVVPAIAMQEPLRLECEHFLECVRERQRPRSDGHDGLRVVRVLDAAQRSLKNNGTPIDLSG, from the coding sequence ATGCACGGAGAACCGCATAGAGTTGTCGGCCGGTCACGCGCCCGGCGCCGGCCGGGCGGGACCGCCGACCTCAGAGACGGCCGACACGAGCTCTGGCAGCGAGGGAACCGGGGGGCGGACGTGATCAACGTGGCCTTGATAGGCGCGGGAAACTGGGGCAAGAACCTCCTTCGAACGCTCCATCAGATGAGGGGGGCCGAGCTCTCCACCTGTTGCGACGCCGACCTCGACCGCTGCAAGAACAGGCTGAACGGCTTCCGCGGCATCGCCATCACCGGCGATCCGAAGGAGGTGTTCCGGGACGACAGCATCCAGGCGGTCGTGATCGCCACCCCCGTCCCGAGCCACTTCGAGCTGGCCCACGAGGCCATCCTGGCGGGCAAGGACGTCCTCGTCGAGAAGCCGATGACGCTCGCGCTCGACGACGCCGAGAGGCTCGTGGCAGCGGCCGAGGAGCGGGACCGCATCCTCATGGTCGGGCACCTTCTCGAGTATCACCCCTGCGTTGTCCGCATGAAGGAACTCCTCGAGTCCGGCGAGCTCGGCAAGCCGTACTACATGTACTCCCAGCGCCTGAACCTCGGCCGTATCCGCAAGGATGAGAACGCGCTCTGGAGCTTCGCACCTCACGATATCTCGATCATCCTGCACATCCTCGACCTGGAGCCGGAGACGGTCTCCGCGAGGGGGGCAGCGTACGTGCGGTCGAACGTCGAGGACGTCGTCTTCCTCGATATGCGCTTCCCCGACGGCGTCGTCGCACACGTCCACGTATCCTGGCTCGACCCTCACAAGGTCCGCAGGACGACGCTGGTCGGCAGCAAGAAGATGGTCGTGTTCGACGACATGGAGCCCGCGGAGAAGGTCCGCATCTACGACAAGGGCGTCGAGCCCAACGGCCGTTTCGTCGGGTACGCGGAGTCGCTCTCCCTGCGCTTCGGAGAGGTCGTCGTCCCCGCCATCGCCATGCAGGAGCCGCTGCGACTGGAGTGCGAGCACTTCCTCGAGTGCGTTCGCGAGAGGCAGCGTCCGAGGTCCGACGGCCACGACGGGCTGCGCGTCGTGCGCGTCCTCGACGCGGCTCAGCGCTCGCTCAAGAACAACGGCACGCCGATCGACCTGTCCGGCTGA